The genomic segment GCAATCATTCTGTCTATCTATTCTATCTCTCTAATTAGCAATGCTGGTAGTCTAAACACACAATCTTGAACAAAAATCTGCACAACCTAACTGCAAAGAAATCCCGAAAAAGCTGGGGATAGAAAAGAAGGATCCCCAAATCACCCCTTTGCTCCTGTGTTAATCCTTGCATGGATGCATGCGTGGAGTGTAGGGGTCCACACACAAGCTCTCGGTCTCTCTCTacatctctttctctcccttccGTCGCACGAGATCAGGAGACTATAAAGAGAGGTGGGAGAAAGAGTCCATGTGTTATTTCGGGAAGGAGTAGAGAGaggctagagagagagaggagagcaaaGAGTCCAAGGGAGGTAATGCAAATGCACCACCTGCGGAAACGCCCctctcttcatctccttctcACCCAAGCCTCCTAGAATCTCCGAGATATCTCCAACCTCCCCTCACCTAAATCTCCACGATCAGTTGCCTCGTCCCAATCTCTCAAAGATTCTTGCACTTCTCCGTCACAATCTCGCACTAAGGTACTAGTTCCTGATAGTATTTTACCACTTTTCACTAGCAATTTTGTTCGTCTTTAGTAGTGAATCTTCGAACGGGTTAGATCGGTTACCAGTTTGTTTCGATCGGTTTCTCCGGTTCGTTCGTCGCAAgatcggattttttttttaggtgGGTTTCCGTCGGTTCGCGCTCTTGATGGGGGATTGCGAGCTGCTCCGTGGTGATCAGGGGTTTTTCTTGAGGTTTTGCGATCTTGATGCGCGTTGGGGTGTGAGATGGTGCCGCCATGGGTGGGTTACTAGAGATCAATCCTTTTGCATTTGGCCAGATTTTTCTACCTCTGCGTAGTATAATTTCAGAATCTTTTGATTTTGCTACCCTGCTAGTTCTAGTTTTGGAAGTCATATGAATTGTTTGGGTGTATTTGTGGGAGTGAAGGACTAAAAATCTGGTCTTTTTTTCATCTTCCTTTCTTTGCCAAAATTATGTCTCTGTCCGGCGATTTGGGGACAGTTTGATTGCATCAGAAATTGATTTAGAAGAACAGTATTTGGTTGTCTCGATCACAACTTTTCATCCAAATCATTCTTTGGTTTGTTGAAGACTTGCTGCCCCGCTTAAAGCCATCTGTTCTGTTTCCATGTGGGGTTTGCCTCTCTGCATTGGCTGTTCCGAGTATCTGAAAAGATGAGACTTTATTTATGTCCGTTTCATGGAAATTTCATGATCTCTGATTGCAACATTGGATTGCTTGTGTTGTAGGGCCAGTGAAGGAACCTGCATTGTGTGATTGAGTTGGCACTGGACGACGGCTGCCCGGTGTTCCACTGATCATCCTGTTTCTGAAATGGACGAATCAGTCTGTTCCAAGTTTGGAGCTTATGTCGACAAGGTTTCTGGTGCGTGGGGCACTGCGGGTGACATGGAGCTCCACAATGTGAGCAATGCTTCTCAGGCTGAGGGGTcttatttgaatgttagaaGGTCTGTGCCTACTGAATTTACAAAGTATGACACATCTACGGCCCGAAGCAATCAGAATTTTCAGGGTTTATCTCACAGTGGCAGTTTATACGCTGAGCAGTCCCTGGCATTAGCTTTTGAAGACATGTCTCTAAGTTTGAGGACTCGCAGAGCTGATTCACCTACCAGTCATCGCAATGTGGCGCTGACAAATGGACACTGTCCATCTGGACGTGTGGATGTTATCCTGAACCAGCCACACGAGCCTGCGACACTTCAAGATGAGTCCATGCCTCTACAGTTCAGTGCTGCACGTGCTAAGCAAAAGACTGATGAACTAACTGCTGAACACCAAGAACAAGCTTACAGTTTTCCATCACACTTGGGGAGTTTTTCAAGCTCTGGGCTGCACAGCTTTGATAGCAATTTCGGTATTCCCTGCTACCCATCAACTGCATCAGCTTCACCCATTCAGAAGCAATGTTATGTTGATGGGCAATCTCAATCTCAAATGTATGCACCCTATGATCAGCATGTTAGTTCAAACTTAATTTGGCAGCATGACATGGGTGCACAACCATACTCTGTTATGCAACAATTTTCTGGGTTTGATGTTCCTCGACATAGAAGCAATCAGCAGGCTGCAGTTTGTACTCCTGCAAATGGCTCATCCTCTTATCTTGGAACACCAAGCTTTCATGGGCTGGAAAGTGGGGATCCTTACTTGAATGGTGCTGCTTTTCAGAAGAGAAAGAAACAGCTGAATAATACATATGCAGATAGGTTCCCTAGTACATCTTACACTGACAGTTCATATGGCAGTGGTGATTTTCGCCATTTTCAGCAACCTGAAAAGGTTGCCCATCAACATGGACTATGTTTCTCGCAGCATCAGATCTCAGGTAAAGTCAGCACTATAAGTTATCCAGAAAAGATCCTGGTGAGGCCTGATGGTGTAAATTCAGTAAGGACTACGAAGTTTGCTCCTTCAGTTAATGGCTGTGCTGATATGGATCAAAGAATTAATGGTTATGGACATGACCATCTTTACATTCAGAGTAATGATTCCTCGCACTTTGACTGGCTCGACCCCCATTTTCTGTCCTCAGAATCAAAATATGGACCATCCATGGAATCACCTAAGTCGACCTATAATTCAATTGATGAAGTTGTGGGAAGAATTTGTATTGTGGCAAAGGATCAGAACAGCTGCCGCTTTCTGCAAAGTGTATTTACCGGAGGAAGtcaagaggatgcagaaaaagTCTTTGCtgaaataattgatcatattgGTGAACTTATGGTGGATCCATTTGCCCACTATTTGGTGCAGAAGATTCTTGAAGAGTGCAGCCATGATCAAAGGATGCGcataatttttgaaattaccAAAGTACCTGTAGAGCTTCTTAAAGTTTCTTGCAACATGCATGGGTATAAACTATAATATTATCTCTGTTGTTTTTTCGTTAATATTTGTTGCTTTTATTTCTTATCGTTTAGATTAAAATTTCAGGACTCGTGTAGTGCAAAAGGTCATAGAAACTCTAAATACTTCGGATCAGGCTTTGAAGGTTGTGTCTGCATTGCGTCCTGGAGCAATGCATTTGATGACTGATCCTCATGGCAGCCATGTTGTGCAACGCTGCTTGCAGCAATTGTTACCTGAGCACAAAGCGGTAAGCCTTCTGCTATATCTATGATTTAACTAAGATCTTTCTGTACCTTTAGACAGTACGAATACATGGTTGTATTGAATTGTTATGTGTATACAATGCTTTATGCTGGATAAAGGATCAGTATATATAATATTGGTACCAGATAGTTTGTGCTTTGTACTCATTTGTCTTTTTTTGGTCTCTGTGTAATGTTGTAGCTCTGCTGGATACATGTTAGCCTGTAGCTGTACTGTTCCGGCACAGAATATATTAGTGTAGTTAAACACTTTTATATATGGCTCTCCAAGCAGTGCATCTGATTCATTCGTCAGCAAACTAGCCTGCATTTTTACATTGAGTTTGTATGCCTGCGTAACTGTTGCAGTTCCTTCTTGAGGCTGCTGCATCACACCATCTTCAACTAGCCACAGATCGGCATGGCTGTTGTGTCCTTCAGAAATGCATAGAACATTCAAATGACAGTCAGAAGTACAGCTTGTTGAGCAATATTATATCTGATGCCCGTAGGATTTCAGAAGATCAGTATGGGTATGCTCCTTTTCTTGCTTTATCCATCTTAGTGAATAtcttcatctaatctgaatgatACTGCAGTCATTCCTTTTGTATAATATACGATATAATTTCTTGCAGGAACTATGTTATTCAGTTTATTCTCAACCTCAAGATCGAATGGGCAACGGTCAAAGTAGTGGATGCACTGGAGGGTCACTTTGGAACTCTATCAATGCAAAAGTGTGGTAGCCATGTTGTTGAATATTGTCTGAAGCTAGCACCACAGCTAGTGTGTGATAGGGTCATCAATGAACTTATGAATGATCCTAAATTGCCGCATATCATGCTAGATCAGTACGGGAACTATGTGATTCAAACAGCACTTAAACAGTGCAAGGTAAAGATAGTACCACATTCTCAGCCAAAAGAATTCCATGTGTATTATCCTTAAGGATGTTTAATTTCGCAGGGTGCACTATATGCTGCCTTTGTCGAAGCTATTAGACCGCATGCTGCTGTACTGCAAAGCAACATGTTTGGGAAAAGGGTTCTATCAAGAACATACCTGAAGAACAGGCAATACTGATTTGGCTCTTTTAACCCTCGTTTGGTGATCGCAGCATGGAAAGTGTATTATCGGGGACAGGACCAATGTATAATTCTGTGATACAATTCAGAGCTTACAGATAGGACGCATCTTCGCATGTTGGCGGAGAAAAGAGGGTCTTTTGTTTGCAGGAAAATTTTTGGTTAGGAGAAGCTTTTGTCTGGGCCACTCTGGTGTATTTGCATATGTAGAACTAGTAGAGTTCCATCTGGAAATGATGGTGATTTGGAACTGTTGGGTTGGTTTTCAGTCATGTAGTTTATTGTACCTGTCAAACTGTAGCAGTATTAGTAACTTCTTGTAATGTGTTAGTTATCTTATCTGCTACAGGCTAAAGTGGTATAATGTATCCTGGATTAGTGTTTTCTAGAAATACAATTGAAACATTTCTTAGCTTGTTTTTTGGGGGCGAACAACCAAAGCACCATCAGACGCTCTAGATTTTGTATTTGGGTTTAAATTCAGAAATGCGTAACGTGTATAAATGAAGTATGTATGGAAACCTGCAATCTGTTACTTTTCCTGAATTAGCTGATGGCTGTAAGCTTGTCAAGAAAAACTACAGTTAGTTTTCGCACAATTGCAATGTGACATgtgaattttatttaaattttggaTCATCTGCTACTTGAGTCATGCTTTGCCCACTTCAAACtacacaacatttttttttccaaaaaaggTTTGTACCAGGCATAGTAAATTTCGTTCCTGAAAAATTCCCCAGTTCCAAATGGTGGCTTCATTTCGGAAATATGGTGATATCAGAACAGAGACATCGAACAGGCAACCAACAAGCCAGAAAACATCTACCCTGTGATGACCTCAAGTATAACTGTATGCCCGCGATCAGCACAAGTTGAATTCAGAACAAGGATTAACTTTAAGCGCATAACTTGTAACAGCAGGTACAAAACCTTTGTTTCAATAGACAATCCGAGTTCCACACAAACGGTTGCAAGTGCTCTGCTAACTTAACATCAGGTTACAAGAAAATGAAAGTTTCCAACTGGGTAGAGGGAATTTAGAATTGATGTTTCAACAAACATCAAACTCAAACTAGATCTAGAATCTGCCTCGCCCTCTAAAACCACGACCTCCACCCCTTGGAGGCCCACCACGGCCCCTTGGTGGGCCTCTTCCACCTCCGAACGAACCGCGGCCACCACCTCCGCGACCACGTCTTCCACCACGGCCACCACCTCTAGGTGCTCCTTGAGATTGTCCCCTGCTTAAAACAAGCAAAGCAAAACAGAATTACATAACTCCTCATGATGTTAAATAAATAGATAGAGCTCCCTAGATGTTAGAAAACTAGATAAGTGGTGAACCTTTTGTTTATCTTCTTATATGCACTACCcagtatattaaaaaaattgatagcCAATTCCTTAAATTTACAATTCATAACATCAAGGACTCAAAATAAGCTGGACTCTTCCACTAGTCGGTAGCTTAGACACAGCACTATATTCTTCAATGCAAGCTAGAGTTGCATGCTGCGAGGATGTCAAAATCAATTACTTCTTCACATCAGGTGAAAAGTAGTGAACAAAGAGATCTTCACAAAGAGAAtagacaattttttttgaagatTTCATGGAAGATAAACGAGTTTTAACAAAACTTGTTTGAAGAAAGCTGTAAGTAGGCAACTTACCAATTTACTAATaagtaaatataaaaattatgctTGCAAATGAATTAAGTATTGTGGTTCCTTTTGCAAAAATGGCTAGCAAACAATGCATGAGAAATGATAAGCCAAAAACTTTGAAGGGCTCATACTTTGGCTGTGGCAGGAAGCGTGACAGAGGCAGCAGTTTCATAGGGTCGA from the Phragmites australis chromosome 19, lpPhrAust1.1, whole genome shotgun sequence genome contains:
- the LOC133900832 gene encoding pumilio homolog 12-like, giving the protein MELHNVSNASQAEGSYLNVRRSVPTEFTKYDTSTARSNQNFQGLSHSGSLYAEQSLALAFEDMSLSLRTRRADSPTSHRNVALTNGHCPSGRVDVILNQPHEPATLQDESMPLQFSAARAKQKTDELTAEHQEQAYSFPSHLGSFSSSGLHSFDSNFGIPCYPSTASASPIQKQCYVDGQSQSQMYAPYDQHVSSNLIWQHDMGAQPYSVMQQFSGFDVPRHRSNQQAAVCTPANGSSSYLGTPSFHGLESGDPYLNGAAFQKRKKQLNNTYADRFPSTSYTDSSYGSGDFRHFQQPEKVAHQHGLCFSQHQISGKVSTISYPEKILVRPDGVNSVRTTKFAPSVNGCADMDQRINGYGHDHLYIQSNDSSHFDWLDPHFLSSESKYGPSMESPKSTYNSIDEVVGRICIVAKDQNSCRFLQSVFTGGSQEDAEKVFAEIIDHIGELMVDPFAHYLVQKILEECSHDQRMRIIFEITKVPVELLKVSCNMHGTRVVQKVIETLNTSDQALKVVSALRPGAMHLMTDPHGSHVVQRCLQQLLPEHKAFLLEAAASHHLQLATDRHGCCVLQKCIEHSNDSQKYSLLSNIISDARRISEDQYGNYVIQFILNLKIEWATVKVVDALEGHFGTLSMQKCGSHVVEYCLKLAPQLVCDRVINELMNDPKLPHIMLDQYGNYVIQTALKQCKGALYAAFVEAIRPHAAVLQSNMFGKRVLSRTYLKNRQY